A section of the Paracoccaceae bacterium genome encodes:
- the nudC gene encoding NAD(+) diphosphatase — MRLAETVTFGGSGLNRAAELRGDADALARMLGDPAARVLPIWRGKPLFSGTDPVEPGWLKPGHPVLRDGRTPVFLGIDDSVGDGVPQFAQDVSDWQPVDQPEEQDVFFDPTEQRHPDLPSGVRFAELRGAMAALSPRAAELIVTAKAVLGWHRSHRFCAICGAESVMAMGGWQRDCPVCGGHHFPRTDPVVIMLIVRANSLLIGRSPHWPEGMYSLLAGFVEPGETLEGAVRREVLEETGVTCGPVSYLASQPWPFPSSLMFGCLAEATSEAITLDPAELDDAIWVTREEMAEIYAGRNPNISAARKGSIAHFLIGHWLADRLD, encoded by the coding sequence ATGCGACTGGCGGAAACGGTGACATTTGGCGGCTCGGGTCTGAACCGGGCGGCAGAGCTGCGCGGTGATGCGGATGCGCTGGCCCGGATGCTGGGCGATCCGGCGGCGCGAGTGCTGCCGATCTGGCGGGGCAAGCCGCTGTTTTCGGGCACTGACCCTGTCGAACCGGGGTGGCTGAAGCCGGGCCATCCGGTTCTGCGGGATGGCCGCACGCCCGTGTTCCTTGGCATTGACGACAGCGTCGGTGATGGCGTGCCGCAGTTTGCGCAGGATGTTTCGGATTGGCAACCTGTCGATCAGCCCGAAGAACAGGATGTGTTCTTCGACCCGACTGAACAGCGCCATCCCGACCTGCCAAGCGGCGTGCGTTTTGCGGAATTGCGCGGTGCGATGGCGGCCTTGTCACCGCGCGCTGCCGAGTTGATCGTGACCGCCAAAGCAGTACTGGGCTGGCATCGCTCGCACAGGTTCTGCGCGATTTGCGGGGCGGAAAGCGTGATGGCGATGGGCGGCTGGCAACGGGATTGCCCGGTCTGCGGCGGGCATCACTTCCCGCGCACCGATCCGGTTGTCATTATGCTGATTGTGCGCGCCAACAGCCTGCTGATCGGGCGCTCGCCGCATTGGCCCGAGGGCATGTATTCCCTGCTGGCAGGCTTCGTCGAACCGGGTGAGACGCTGGAGGGGGCGGTGCGCCGCGAGGTTTTGGAAGAAACCGGCGTGACCTGTGGGCCGGTCAGCTACCTCGCCTCACAACCCTGGCCATTCCCGTCTTCGCTGATGTTCGGCTGTCTGGCCGAAGCGACGAGCGAGGCGATCACGCTGGACCCGGCGGAACTGGACGATGCGATCTGGGTCACGCGCGAAGAGATGGCCGAGATCTACGCCGGGCGGAACCCGAATATCAGTGCCGCGCGCAAAGGGTCGATCGCGCATTTCCTGATCGGGCATTGGCTTGCAGATCGGCTGGATTGA
- a CDS encoding prephenate dehydratase produces MTGRIAFQGELGAYGHQVCAQARPEMEPMPCQTFQDSVAAVRNGNADLAMLAVENSTYGRVADVHTLLPESGLHIVDEAFVRVHINLLAVPGTPLGAITSAMSHTVLLGQCRKFLTQHNIRPVTGADTAGSAQHVAEVGDPAQAALASELAGEIYGLDVVARHIEDLDNNTTRFLVMSPTLDTTRRGEGKMITSFVFRVRNIPAALYKAMGGFATNGVNMTKLESYMVGGQFTATQFYADIEGHPDDPNVVLAMEELAYFTDHLHVLGVYPADLASNRA; encoded by the coding sequence ATGACCGGACGTATCGCATTCCAGGGAGAGCTTGGCGCCTATGGCCATCAGGTCTGCGCCCAGGCCCGCCCCGAGATGGAGCCGATGCCCTGCCAGACCTTTCAGGATTCGGTCGCCGCCGTGCGCAATGGCAACGCTGACCTGGCGATGCTTGCGGTAGAAAACTCGACATATGGACGGGTTGCAGATGTCCACACCCTGCTGCCCGAAAGCGGGCTGCATATCGTCGACGAAGCCTTCGTGCGCGTCCACATCAATCTGCTGGCAGTGCCGGGAACCCCGCTTGGGGCGATCACCTCAGCGATGAGCCATACTGTGTTGTTGGGCCAGTGCCGCAAATTCCTGACCCAGCACAACATCCGCCCGGTCACCGGCGCCGACACAGCAGGCTCAGCCCAGCACGTGGCCGAGGTTGGCGATCCGGCGCAGGCCGCGCTGGCCTCGGAGCTGGCAGGCGAGATCTATGGCCTCGACGTTGTGGCGCGCCATATCGAGGATCTGGACAACAACACCACAAGGTTCCTGGTGATGTCACCGACGCTGGACACAACGCGGCGTGGTGAAGGCAAGATGATCACCAGCTTCGTATTCCGCGTCCGCAATATCCCCGCCGCGCTCTACAAGGCGATGGGCGGCTTTGCGACCAATGGTGTCAACATGACCAAGCTGGAAAGCTATATGGTCGGCGGCCAGTTCACTGCGACGCAATTCTATGCAGATATCGAGGGGCACCCAGATGACCCCAACGTTGTGCTGGCCATGGAAGAGCTGGCCTATTTCACCGACCACCTGCACGTGCTTGGCGTCTATCCCGCAGACCTGGCCAGCAATCGCGCCTGA
- a CDS encoding M24 family metallopeptidase, producing MTDTRTEFFRFHNGEKAPLPFSPEEYGDRLAGLRKVMEASGVDVVVLTSMQNIAYYSGFLYCAFGRPYGLVVTAGQDVVISAGIDAGQPWRRCVGDAITYTDWQRDNFWRAVAHVAGEGQRVGIEADHMTLERRAQHDAFLKPASVVDIAPATMKQRMKKSVAEIALIREGARIADVGGYAIKDAIKVGVREIDVAMAGRDAMEAEIARAFPHAEYRDSWVWFQSGLNTDGAHNPVTARELEHGDILSLNTFPMISGYYTALERTLFVGEVDDASAKIWEANVGAHELGISLIRPGTSCAEITHKINDFFAERDLLQYRSFGYGHSFGVLSHYYGREAGLELREDIDTVLEPGMVVSMEPMLTIPNGQAGAGGYREHDILVVGEAGAENITGYPYGPGFNVVGKPP from the coding sequence ATGACCGATACCCGCACCGAATTCTTCCGCTTTCACAACGGCGAAAAGGCCCCGCTGCCGTTTTCGCCCGAGGAATATGGCGACCGTCTTGCCGGGCTGCGAAAAGTGATGGAGGCGTCCGGCGTGGACGTTGTCGTCCTGACCTCGATGCAGAACATCGCCTATTACTCAGGCTTTCTCTATTGCGCATTTGGGCGGCCCTATGGGCTGGTGGTGACGGCGGGTCAGGACGTGGTGATTTCCGCCGGGATCGACGCGGGCCAGCCGTGGCGGCGCTGTGTCGGCGATGCGATCACCTATACCGATTGGCAGCGGGACAATTTCTGGCGCGCGGTGGCGCATGTCGCCGGTGAGGGGCAGCGTGTCGGGATCGAGGCCGATCACATGACGCTGGAACGCCGCGCCCAGCATGATGCGTTTCTGAAACCCGCCAGCGTGGTCGATATCGCGCCGGCAACGATGAAACAACGCATGAAGAAGTCCGTGGCCGAGATTGCGTTGATCCGCGAAGGCGCGCGGATTGCTGATGTCGGCGGTTATGCGATCAAGGATGCGATCAAGGTTGGGGTGCGCGAGATCGACGTGGCCATGGCAGGCCGCGACGCGATGGAGGCCGAGATTGCCCGCGCTTTCCCCCACGCCGAATACCGCGACTCCTGGGTCTGGTTTCAGTCCGGCCTGAACACCGATGGCGCACATAACCCGGTGACCGCGCGGGAGTTGGAACACGGCGATATCCTGTCGCTGAACACCTTCCCGATGATCAGCGGCTATTACACGGCGCTAGAACGGACGTTGTTCGTGGGGGAGGTAGACGATGCCTCGGCGAAAATCTGGGAGGCGAATGTCGGCGCCCATGAACTGGGCATCAGCCTGATCCGGCCCGGAACTTCCTGCGCCGAGATCACCCACAAGATCAACGATTTCTTCGCCGAGCGCGACCTGCTGCAATACCGCAGCTTCGGCTATGGTCACTCGTTCGGGGTGCTCAGCCACTATTACGGGCGAGAGGCGGGGCTGGAACTGCGCGAGGATATCGACACGGTGCTGGAACCCGGCATGGTGGTTAGCATGGAGCCGATGCTGACGATCCCGAACGGGCAGGCGGGGGCCGGTGGGTACCGCGAACATGATATTCTGGTGGTCGGCGAAGCGGGGGCCGAGAATATCACTGGCTATCCCTATGGGCCGGGGTTCAACGTGGTGGGGAAACCGCCGTAG
- a CDS encoding cupin domain-containing protein produces the protein MQKVNLAEKLAQFDSHWDPHVVADYNDNEVMVVKFQGEFPFHSHPDTDDFFLVIEGEILLDVEDNTLTLGPGELAVVPRGKVHRPRALREAKVLLIEPRGVPNTGDAATAAPKPRI, from the coding sequence ATGCAGAAAGTAAACCTGGCCGAGAAACTGGCCCAGTTCGACAGCCACTGGGATCCGCATGTCGTGGCCGATTACAACGACAATGAGGTGATGGTGGTGAAGTTTCAGGGCGAATTCCCCTTCCACAGCCACCCCGACACAGACGATTTCTTTCTGGTGATCGAGGGCGAGATCTTGCTGGATGTCGAAGACAATACCCTGACCCTCGGCCCCGGAGAGCTTGCCGTGGTGCCGCGCGGCAAGGTCCATCGACCACGCGCGCTGCGTGAAGCCAAGGTATTGTTGATCGAACCCCGTGGCGTCCCCAACACCGGCGACGCTGCCACCGCCGCGCCAAAGCCACGGATCTGA
- a CDS encoding bifunctional 2',3'-cyclic-nucleotide 2'-phosphodiesterase/3'-nucleotidase, protein MQRLPSAPMSRRTFLAATTAGASLTILHPFSARAAAGQAHLRLMETTDLHVHVFPYDYYSDKPVDTVGLARTAAHVADIRAEATNSVLLDNGDLIQGNPMGDYIAYERGMKDGDMHPIITAMNTVGFDAATIGNHEFNYGLDFLMKSMAGADFQVVLSNIATEAGASPTADTTLFKPYVILDRMVTDGAGEEHALKLGIIGFTPPQVMNWDRRHLEGNVVARDIVETARAYVPEMKEAGADIIIALSHSGIGADQHSDGMENASVPLAAVDGIDAIMTGHHHLVFPGPKYEATDAVDPEAGTLHGKPAVMGGFWGSDLGVIDLMLEVSGGDWKVAGFETSTRPISKRNEDRSITALVESQPEVLAAVQAEHDETLAYVRRAVGKTAAPLHSYFALVADDPSVQIVSIAQKWYIEEMMKGTEHEGLPILSAAAPFKAGGRGGPEYYTDVPAGDVAIKNVADLYLYPNTARAVRVTGAEVRDWLERSAGMFNQITPGQADQVLLNPEFPSYNFDVIDDVTYQIDLSQPSKFTPKGEPLNPDANRIVGLMYNGAPVTDDMEFIIATNNYRASGGGSFPGAMGDTIIFEGPDANWSFAPLPGTSVLFDTGPKAVDYADQVPGVTIAPAGDGPDGFARFRIEL, encoded by the coding sequence ATGCAACGCTTGCCGTCTGCCCCCATGAGCCGCCGCACCTTCCTTGCCGCCACCACGGCCGGTGCATCGCTGACGATCCTGCACCCGTTCTCAGCCCGCGCCGCCGCCGGTCAGGCGCATCTGCGGCTGATGGAGACGACCGATCTGCACGTGCATGTCTTCCCCTATGATTATTACTCCGACAAGCCGGTCGACACCGTCGGCCTGGCCCGCACCGCCGCCCATGTCGCCGACATCCGGGCCGAGGCGACAAATTCGGTGCTGCTGGACAACGGCGACCTGATTCAGGGCAACCCGATGGGCGACTACATCGCGTATGAGCGGGGCATGAAAGACGGCGACATGCACCCGATCATCACCGCAATGAATACGGTCGGCTTTGACGCCGCCACCATCGGCAATCACGAGTTCAACTATGGCCTCGACTTCCTGATGAAGAGCATGGCCGGGGCCGATTTCCAGGTGGTGCTGTCCAACATCGCGACCGAGGCTGGGGCCTCCCCCACCGCCGACACGACCCTGTTCAAGCCCTACGTCATCCTCGACCGGATGGTCACCGATGGCGCGGGTGAGGAACACGCCCTGAAACTCGGCATCATCGGCTTCACCCCGCCACAGGTGATGAACTGGGACCGCCGCCACCTGGAAGGCAACGTGGTGGCTCGCGACATTGTCGAAACCGCGCGGGCCTACGTGCCCGAGATGAAAGAGGCCGGGGCCGACATCATCATCGCGCTCAGCCACTCCGGGATCGGTGCGGACCAGCACAGCGACGGGATGGAAAACGCGAGCGTTCCGCTGGCCGCCGTGGACGGCATCGACGCGATTATGACCGGCCACCACCACCTCGTCTTCCCCGGCCCGAAATACGAGGCCACCGACGCCGTCGATCCCGAGGCCGGAACGCTCCACGGCAAACCCGCCGTCATGGGCGGCTTCTGGGGCAGCGACCTCGGCGTCATCGACCTGATGCTGGAAGTGTCGGGCGGAGATTGGAAAGTCGCAGGCTTCGAAACCTCGACCCGTCCGATTTCAAAACGCAACGAGGATCGTTCGATCACCGCGCTGGTGGAAAGCCAGCCCGAGGTCCTCGCCGCCGTTCAGGCCGAGCACGACGAAACCCTCGCCTACGTCCGCCGCGCCGTCGGCAAGACCGCCGCGCCGCTGCACAGCTATTTCGCGTTGGTCGCAGATGACCCCTCGGTCCAGATCGTCTCCATCGCGCAGAAATGGTATATTGAGGAAATGATGAAAGGGACCGAACATGAAGGCCTCCCCATCCTCTCTGCCGCAGCGCCATTCAAAGCCGGGGGCCGGGGCGGGCCGGAGTATTATACCGACGTCCCCGCAGGCGACGTCGCGATCAAAAACGTCGCCGACCTCTATCTCTATCCCAACACCGCGCGGGCGGTGCGGGTGACGGGGGCCGAGGTGCGCGACTGGCTGGAACGCAGCGCCGGGATGTTCAACCAGATCACCCCGGGACAGGCGGATCAGGTCCTGCTGAACCCCGAATTCCCGTCCTACAACTTCGACGTGATCGACGACGTCACCTATCAGATCGACCTGTCTCAGCCGTCAAAATTCACCCCAAAAGGCGAACCCCTGAACCCCGACGCCAACCGCATCGTGGGCCTGATGTACAACGGCGCGCCGGTCACTGACGACATGGAGTTCATCATCGCCACCAACAACTACCGCGCCTCAGGCGGCGGGTCGTTCCCCGGAGCCATGGGCGACACCATCATCTTCGAAGGCCCCGACGCCAACTGGAGCTTCGCCCCCCTGCCCGGAACCAGCGTGCTGTTCGACACGGGGCCGAAAGCGGTGGATTACGCCGACCAGGTGCCGGGCGTGACGATTGCCCCTGCGGGGGATGGGCCAGACGGGTTTGCGCGGTTTCGGATTGAGTTGTGA
- a CDS encoding c-type cytochrome, with product MFDTMTMTKVAAGLCGAFLVFLLGNWAAETMYHVGADGHGDGHGGEAAQAYTIEVASADATDSTDAPDAPEIDFAALVAAADIAKGEKVYGKCKACHKEPGANGTGPTLHGVVDRDIASVGGFGYTDALIGLPGDWEASALNLFLEAPKTYAPGTKMNLAVRKLDDRANLVAYLATLTN from the coding sequence ATGTTCGACACGATGACGATGACCAAAGTAGCTGCCGGGCTGTGCGGCGCCTTTCTGGTGTTCCTGCTGGGCAACTGGGCTGCCGAGACGATGTATCACGTCGGCGCGGATGGTCACGGCGACGGCCATGGCGGCGAGGCCGCGCAAGCCTATACGATTGAAGTGGCCAGTGCCGACGCGACAGATTCAACGGACGCGCCCGACGCGCCCGAAATTGATTTCGCAGCGCTGGTTGCGGCGGCAGACATTGCCAAGGGCGAAAAGGTCTATGGCAAATGCAAGGCCTGCCACAAGGAACCGGGCGCCAATGGCACCGGGCCGACGCTGCACGGTGTTGTTGACCGCGACATAGCCTCGGTCGGGGGCTTTGGGTATACAGACGCGCTGATTGGATTGCCCGGCGACTGGGAGGCTTCGGCCCTCAACCTGTTCCTTGAGGCACCTAAAACCTATGCGCCGGGGACCAAGATGAACCTTGCCGTGCGCAAACTGGATGATCGGGCCAATCTGGTCGCATATCTTGCCACGCTGACAAACTGA